TGGATATCCAATACGTCGCGAGAAGAATGCTGATGGCTTATCACGGTTCGGTGACGATGTGGAGAATGACCTTGGAACTTCGATATATCCGCGAAATGGAAGATTCTCTCCGAGAAATCGTGGAAGAATACAGAATTCTTTAAAGAATTTTGAATTCTATTTTTAGTCGGAATCCATTCCAATCAGTAACCAGTCCAAGAATCAGAACGAATCTTTATATATGGAAAAGAAGATTTTACTAACGCTCGTTTCTGTGTTATTGATATTCGCAAATTGCAACCCCGTAGACGGAGACGATAAGGCAAAGAAGAAAGGAGGAAAGATGAAATACGAAGTAAACAAATCGGAAGATGAATGGAAAAAAGAACTCACTCCTGAACAATATAAAATTCTAAGACAAAAGGGAACCGAGATGGCCTTTACCGGAGCCCTTTATAAGAATCACGATAAAGGAACCTATCTCTGCGCCGCTTGCGGATCCGCTCTCTTCTCATCGGAAACAAAATACGAATCCGGATCCGGATGGCCTTCTTTTTACCAACCTACAAAAGAAGAAGCCGTTGAAAAAGAAACCGATTCGAGTCATGGAATGACAAGAACCGAAGTTGTCTGTGCTAAATGCGGAGGACATCTTGGACACGTATTTACGGACGGACCAAGACCAACCGGTCTCAGGTATTGTATCAATTCCGCTTCTTTAAAGTTTAAGAAAGAATAAGGATTTTCAAATTTCCGGGAAGGGTTCCCTACCCGGAAAAATTCCCGCTCCCGTTTTTTGATTTTCAGCCGTGGTGAAGGGTAAAATAATACCTAAAACCGGAATCCACTCATGAATGATCATCTCGCTTACGTATCCGACAATCGCTCCGTTCGCAATCCTATCCTTCAATTCTTAGCAGAGAAATGGTATACGATTCTTTATCTTTGGCACGCCGTAATAGGAATTTTTATCGGACTCGAAGATTCTCCCGAAGGAGATAAACGTCCTGTAGTTTTAGTTTCCGGATTTTTAGGAAGAACTCTTTCTTGGGAACCGATGCTCAAACATCTTTCTGCGAACGGACATCCCGTTTATACGATTCCTCTCGGTTTTCAAATGGGGAACATCCGAAGAAAGAGTCAAATCTTAGAAGATTACCTCGTTCAGAAAGACATCAAGGATTGTTATATCGTAGGTCACTCGATGGGAGGCCTGATCGCATCGGGTCTTACCTATAAAGGAAGAGATCGAGTAAAAAAAATCTTTATCGCAGGAACTCCCGTTCACGGAACTTATCTCGCTTACCTTGCGCCGATTTTTATCTGCACATGGCAAATGATGCCCGGTTCTAAGTTCATCCAAGAAGCCGTAGAAATTTTTGAGAAGTTGCCTAACGTGCAATCCGTTTTTACAAAAAAAGATCAGATCATCATTCCTTCGGAAAATTCTCGCCTTGGACATTTTGACGACGTGGAACTTCCGGAAGCCGGACATCTCAATTTGTTTATGGGGCCCCTTGGAATCGAATGCCTCTTTGATCTCATTACGGCGGAAGAGAATAAGGATCCAAAACCCGTTAAAAAGAAATTAGAATCTTTGAAACCAGAACCGGAAACTCGAACTTCCGCGAGCGATAAGAAAACAAAAGGAACCTCGAAAAAGAAAACGGTTTCGAAAAAAGCCGCTCCTAAAAAGCCCGTTGCTAAGAAGAAGTCTGCGGTTAAGAAAAAGAAGAGATAAGGTTAACCTTTTTTTTCAGTGCGGGGTCGCCGACATGGATCCATTCTGATTCGAAAAGAAAATACGGTATAAAAGCAAAGACTCAAGTAGAATGGAACAGGCTTTGAAACTTCCCATTCTTTCTGATTCAGTTTGAATAAAACAAAGAATCCGGAAAGTCTAAAAGATAGAATTCTTTCCTAAATTCTTACCCGCCGTCAAATCCCTCAAAAAATAAAAAAGCCGCCTTAGAAGTTTTCACTCCAAAAGGCGGCTTAAAAGATATTTAAAAATTATAAATTTCTAAATTAGAATCTGTCGTTTTTAGGTTTTGCAACGTTAACTTTTAAGTTACGAGCAAGAACGTTTTTTCCGTCCAGATCTTTGATTGCTTTGTCAGCTTCGTCTTTGTTCGGCATTTCAACGAAAGCAAATCCTTTTGATTTTCCGGAATACTGATCAGTAATGATCTTAACAGAATTAACTGCTCCGTGTGCTCCGAAAAGTTCGTTTAACTTTCCTTCAGTGATGTCGTAAGATAGGTTTCCTACATAAATGTTAACAGACATATTTTTCCTCGTGTCGTTATGAATTAGATCAAGTTATCTTGATTTAAAAACAGCATTTTCCCGGTATGTTGGGAGGTAGAAAAATTTTAGAGATGCAGGACTTAAAAAGAAGAGCAAACTTTAAGATAGGACTACGTTCAGAAGTTAGAAAATCGATTGAATAACTGGAGTTCTTTGTCCATACTATCGGCAGAATTTTCTTTGGCAATACTAATTTCTTAAACTTTAATATTTGTTAGGGGAGTTTTAGTGTGAATTTAGAGTCGGAAAGATTGATTTTGAGAGAATGGGAAGAGAAAGATCATCTTCCATTTGTTCAAATGAATTCCGATCCACTTGTCATGAAATACTTTCCGAAACTTCTTACTCGAGAAGAATCCGAACAGTTTATTACAAAAATTCAAAATCATTTTCAGACGTTCGGCTATGGACTTTGGGTTCTGGAAACAAAACGAAATAAAGAATTTCTCGGTTTCACAGGTTTTATGAACGTAACTTTTTCTTCCTTTTTTACTCCTTCGATTGAGATCGGTTGGAGATTACATCCTTCCTTTTGGAGTCGAGGTTACGCTACGGAAGCGGCGTCAACCTGTCTTCAGCACGGATTCTCCAGATTAAAATTTTCGGAAATCGTTTCTTTTACGTCTATTCTCAATGAAAGGTCCCAATCCGTCATGAAACGTATAGGAATGAAAGAAGTCGGATTCTTCGCACATCCAAATCTTCCAAAAGACCACGTTCTATCCGAGCACGTTCTCTACAAAATCTCCGTACCGGAATGGTCTCCAATCGGGCTCAAATCGACAATATCCTCTGATTTTGGATAAGAATTTCGATTTTACGCAAAGAATCCGGATTCTTTTACCCACAACATTCTTTGTTCGATCTAAATATTTTTTCTCCTCACGGTTATTTTTTTCTTGCCAGCATCCTTTTTATTAACTAACGTTGTTCATTAGTAAGTTAACGCCGTTCATTAAGGAGAACGTTATGGAAGTGAAAAATAACTCTACATCCTCACCGAGAGAAACTCTCGGAGCCGTTCGAGAAACCCTCTCGGACGCAACTTTCGAAAATCCTTCTTACAAGGGGATTGGTTATTTCATCAGAGATTTGTTTTTTTTCGGACTCGTCGTAGTCCTTCTCTGGAACGTAAATACCTGGTATCTTCTGCCTTTTCTCTGGTTTTTTTCCGGAATGACGATCGCATCCTTGTTTATAATCGGACACGATTGCGCACACGAGGCGCTTTTTAAAAACAAATACCTTCGTTATTGGATCGGTCAGATCGCAATGTTGCCTTCTTTGCACGCCTACAATCAGTGGGCTTACGGACACAATCGAATCCATCACGGACACACGATCAAAAGAGGCGGAGATTTCGTATGGCATCCCGCAACCGCGGAAGAATATTCTAAATTTGGAATATTCAAAAAAATGATGCACCGATTTTTCTGGTCGGCTTGGGGTGGCGGTTTTTACTACATGATCGAGGTTTGGTTAAAAGGAATGGTTCTATTTACAGCTCCTCTAAAAGAAGCGGGAAGAGATAAGTGGATCATGCTTTCTTTTGCATTTCTATCTTCCGGTTTGGTTTTCTATTTTGGCGGATCCGCTACGGAAGGTGTTTTTGACGCAGGCGCGGGCTTTTGGATGTTTACAAAAGTATGCTTGGTTCCTTTTATCGCTTGGAACTACTTTATGGGAATCACCGTTTATGTGCATCATATACATTCCGAAATTCCTTGGAAGACAAAAGAGGATTGGACCCCTTATTACGGACAAATGAAAGGAACGATCAACTATCACGTAAATCCGGTCATGAATTTTTTCTTTCACAATATTTTCATTCACATGCCTCATCACGTTCACATGAAAATTCCATTTTACAATCTCACTCGCGCCCTGGGAGAGATCAAAGCCGTTTATGGAGAAAACGTCCAGGAAAGAGATACGATCTTCGGCGACTATTTCAAATCGACTTCTCGTTGTAAGGTGATCGATTCCGAAACCGGGAAATGGATGACTTACGAAGAGGCTCGTAATTCCGTAGAAGACGAAGAATTGGAAGTAAGTCCCGCATAACGTTTATTTTAGAATTTTTTGGACTTCTTGAGAGCGCAAATTTCAAGAAGTCCCATTCTCAATCTCAAAGAATTTCTGATCGAAAATGATTCGATTTTTCAAAAGAAGAATTTGAAAAAAGGATTCTATCGTTTTACTTTTTTCTTTTTTTCAAGATGATAGGTGAGGGCCATGGAAATACAAACACTCAACTCTTTGGTCGGAATCGGATCTTTCACGTTCAGTAGAATGCATCGATTCCCTTCGAACTGAATTTTCTTTGGAAAGAGTTCTCGAAACGTTTCCACTAAATTGGTCTGACAGTGAAAGAAGAGCGCGTAGATATTTTCTTCCGAAGAAACTTGATCGATCCGAATCGTACTTCCACTTTTTGTTTGCGGCGTCAGATAACTGGGTTGTCCCCATTTTAAGGTTTCTTCCAGATTTCCGACTCCTTCCGTAGTCTTTGCGATCTTAAAGATCAATTCTCTCACACTCAGCAATCTTTTTCGGATATTTTTTGGGTAGGTTCGAAAAACTTCCGCAACGTTTTGATTTTTAAAATTCTGGGACATGTCTTATCGGATTTGAAATCTACGATGTTCAAAAAAAATATTTCCGTCCTTTTCCTTTGCAAGCGGTATTCGAATTCATTTTCAAAAGTCTAAAGAAAAACTTGTTATTGGGGTTTGTTACTTTCCGCCGACCCTTCGGAAGAACTCGTTAAAGAATATTTGAAAAGAGGATTCTGTTATATCGCGACCTTTGAAACGGAAACGATCGGAATTTACGTATTGATTTACACTCGTCCGAAAACTTTGGAGTTGGTCAACATAGCCGTGGATGAAAAATTTCGACGAAAAGGTGTCGGTAAGGCTTTGGTTCTGCATGCGATCTCAAAAGCAAAGGAATCAAAGATGAAGGTTCTGGATCTTTGACTCGGAATTAAGATTCTTCCATTCGAAGCAATTCCGTTTCCAATCGGTCGATAAACTTTTTATTTCCGGTAACTCCATAGAGTTGCATCGCACCTTGATACAAGAATAATACTTTTTCTGAATATTCTATCGCAGTCTTTGGATCTAAAGTTTTCTTTTTTTTCCAAATCGGGAGTCTGAAATAAGCACCGAAACTTTGGTTCCAGCGATCCAAGGACTCGATCACCCTTTTTCTCAATTCGGGTTCATCGTGTGTTTGGTTTGAGAAGTTGGCGAGAGGACATCCAAAACGATACGTCGTCCTTAATCTTCTTTTTAAAAATCGAACCCAAGAAGAAACAAAATCCTGATACTTGGGATATTTTTTCATCATCATCTCCGCTAAACCAAGAATTTCTTCTTCTTGGAAAGAGACGTAGCTAAGACCCAGATCTTTTTTGGAGGGAAAATAGCGATATAAACTTTTTTTAAAAGCTCCCGCTTCACTCAGGATTTCATTGATACCGGTGTTCGCGTAACCTCTTTCGTAAAAGAGTTTTACGGTCGCCTTGAGAATGCGATCTTTTGCCTGATCCTGTTGTTTTGGTTGCGTTTTACTCATAAGTAATTTCTAATATTCTTAAACTACATTTCAAAAAAGATAGATTCAAAGCCGATTTTTTCGAGTTCATTCTTGAAAGTTCAAAACAAAGTGGAAGGAATCGAAAAGTCAAGATTCTCCCAAAATCAAATCGGAAGCCGACTTGAAATTCGATTTCAAGCTTTTTTCGAGTAAACTTGTTCCCCTCGAAAAACGAATCTTTTTTTCCATCGTGATCGATTCTACCGGAAAATTTTGAACAATTCCATCTCTGAACTTTCCAATAAAACCAATTCCAAGAATTTATTTAGATTATAAAATGGTAGACAAATTTGTCTACCATTTTAGATGTTATCCTAAGGTAGAACAATCGGTCTACCTTAGGAGGACTTTATGAAAACTCTAGAAAAAGAAACAAATTCGGAACAAGGAATCAAACTATTTACTCATACAGTTAAAGTACGTTGGGTCGATTTGGATGAAAACGGACACGTAAACAACGGAGTCTACCAGAGTTATTTTCATGAGGCGAGGGTGGCCGCATTTGACGAAACCGGTCTGAGCCTGACCGAGCTTCGAAAAAGAAACATTGGTCCGGTCATCCTAAAGGCGGAGTTGGAATATAAGATGGAGCTAAAGTATCCTGAAACTACCAGACTGACGACTCGATTTGAAGCTCAGAAAGGAAGTCGAGTTCTTACGATTCAGGATTTATATAGGGAATCCGACGGGGCTTTGGTCTGTTCCGCTAAATTTTACGGTCTATTTATGGATCTGAAAAGAATGCGTCCTTACAAAGTTACGGATGAAGAAGCGAGCAAACTCGCGAGTACTCCGATCTAAATTCATTCTTTAAAGGAGCGAGACCGAACTTTTCTGTATCGATTTCGTTCCTTTAAAAATTTAAAATAGCGCCTAACGATCTTAAGCTGTTAAGGAAAGATTTGAACTCGATGGCGTAAACGAGGAATTTTATTACATTCAAACTGTATTCTTATCTTATCGATTGTCTGGATTCTTTCTTTGTATTCGTTTTAAATTCCAGCTATGAAAAGAAAGAAGAAATCCTGCTATCAGTATATATTCTAAAAAACGAATTCCTAAAACTTGGGGTAAGGAGATTTTTGATTTTTCTTTCCCGTTGATATCAACGCAGGAAAATACCTGAGTCATATCGGTTCTTCCTGGAAGCGGATGACTCACTTGAACCGATCTCTCAGTGCTTGTTCCTTCAGCGCAAACAAATCGAAACGGATAGTTGTAAACGTAGTTCCCCGGCTGGTCTATCGCGACTCCCATCAGAGAAAAGAAAACAATAAAGATCGCTTTTGCGGGTGGTCCGAATTGAGATCTGGCCGCGGACTTGGCTCCAAAAAATCCGCCGATAAACAAAAGAATACTCGCGAAACCTTCTATCTTGGAAAGGGCGCTGATCAATAAAATCGGTGTGAGAATGATGGCCGCCAATCCAAGAAGAATTATAAAAATCCAACCAATGGTGCCTAACTTTAAAAATTTTTGAAAAAAGGAAGCAGAGGGATCTATTGTTTTGACATCGGGACCTTTGCTATTTCCACATTGTGCGCAGTTTTGTAATTCAATCGGGTTTTTATAATCGCAGTGATGACAGATCCATTTCATGGGTTTTATTTTGAGAGGTTGTATTTGATCGGCAAGATCTTTTTGCAAACGGATTCTAAGTTCGCGTTAGCGGGTTTTTAAATAGTGCAAGTTATCAGATGCAGTAAATCCGGAGATTCTTATCTGTTATGATCAAGTATGAATCAAAGAATTTTTACTACGATCGTAATCCTGTTCTTACTTTCAAACTGCGCCCATAAAAAAGAAGTCATCGACGATTCTTTTTTGTTCTTATTGTTACCGCAACCGGATCGAGCCGCGAATTATGATCGTGACGTTCAGATCATAACTCATACGGTACCTCCGCCTGTGTCTTTGTATACATTTGATCTGAGTTATTCTGAGGATGATCTCAATGCCTACGTTTCTATTCTTCGGACACAAATTGCAAAATATCCTCGAGGTTATTGGATCAAGGCGAGGGCGGAAAAAATTTATTTAGTCAAGTATATAAATGGGGTAAATGGCGGGGCAGCAGCAAGAGGTCTTTCTCTGGCTTCCGAAAACAGTATTTATTTAGCGATCGGACAAGGTTTGACCACCTGCAATAACTGCGAAGAGGGTTACGCTTCGACGATGCATCATGAGTTGATGCACAATGTAGACTATTCTCAATTCGGTACTTTTTATAGCTATTCGATTGATGATTGGAACCTTCTAAATCCGAGCGGATTTCAATACGGAAGTGTTTCGAATTCAGATGCGGTTGCCGCTGTTTGGACTCATATCATTCACCCAATGTCCGGCTTCCTAAGCTATTACAGTACAGTAAATAAGTTAGAGGATCGTGCGATCTTTGGGGCAGCGATCCTTGGAGGTTTGCAAGAATTTCAATCCGACACCTTAATCAATTTTTGCCAAAACGATCCGATCGTTGCTGCAAAGACGAGAAATATCATAGAGGATATGAAGAATTTTTGGCCTTTCCCCGGATCGGACACGACTTTCTGGAAAACGAGGATTGCGGAAACCGCAAATGCTTGTAATTAACATTTTGAAAAACGCTTATGTGCGGCTAAGTCCAGGATTATCAGCGACTCGTATTATATAATAATTTTCTAATAAAAGAGGATATTCGTGAAAGTAAAGTTTATTCTAAGTTTGATGTTTTTATCCATATTCGTAGCGTGTGATCACAAAAAAGAAAGTATCGACGATTCTTTTTTGTTCTTATTATTACCACAACCGGATCGAGCCGCGAATTATGATCGTGACGTGCAAATTGTTACCAATACGGAAGCCTCCGGTTCTATTACTTGCAACGCGACTTATACGCAGGAGGATGTAGAACATTATTCGTTAATTGTTCGAGCTCAAATTGCAAAATACCCTCGAGGTTATTGGATCAAAAGCAAGGTGGAGAGAGTTGTACTTTGCGCCAATCTAACCGTTGGCGGTTTGGCTGTAGGAGGATTTATGGATCCTTTGGCGAATAGTATCTATATGAATGTAGATGCAGGTATTGCAACGGGTTTTATGGATGATTATATCGATAGATCCATTCACCACGAAATCACTCATAATTTCGATTTCGCGCAGCGCGGTTTTCTTATGGACTCCCATACGGATTGGGTTTCGCTCAATACCGTCGGATATTCAGCGAACGTGGACTGGTCTTCGCCAACGTTACTTCAGTTTAACAATCCGGTTCCCGGTTTCGCGACGACATATTCAACTTCGAATGTCGCAGAAGACTACGCTGAAATAAGTTCGGGGCTGATGGGGCCTCAATCCAATTATAATCAGCTGATTCAGATTTGTCAAACCGATCCAGTGGTAGCCGCAAAGGTGAGGCTGATGATATCGGATATGAAGAACTTTTGGCCTTTCCCCGGATCAGAAGGAACGTATTGGAAAATCAAAGTTGATACGACTTCTTGTCCTTGATTTTAATTCGAAGAAACGAAATGAGACTTCGTGCAAATCACGATTGAATTCTAACTTCATGGAACGGTTTCGAAATCGGATTTCAACTGGACGTCCCGGATTTTGTGAAGGTCATTAATTAGGATTTAAGAAAAATTTTCTATTTTAGAATTTTATGTATTTCTTAAATACCATTTTTAAACAGAAGGATTGAATAGGCTTCGTGCTTCGCGAACCAATTCTTCCGCCAATTTCGATAACCCTGGACGAATCGATTTTTTATGAGAAAGAAAGAATTTTCTTTCGGCGATCAATTCTGAAATCGGAATCATCCGGAGTTTGGCGGAAAGGCTGTATTCGGATAAGAATCCGATTCCTAAGCCCGCCTCTATACTTTTGATCACGGACTCAACGCTTCTAAGTTCCATTCCGATTTTGGGACGAAATTCTTTTCCTAACGATCTTATCTTTTTCTCCACCGCTTTTCGAATCGCGGATGCCGGATGAAAGAATACAAACGATTCTTCTTTGATGTCCTTTAGACTCTGCTTTTTCTTTTGGAAGATCGGATGTGTTTTTAACGCAACGGGAACGATTCGGTCCGATAAAAATTCTCTCGAAATCAATCCGGGCTCGTTTACGGGGCCGGTGAGAATTCCCAAATCCACTTCGTTTAACAAAATGGCTTCCTTGGTTTCTAGGGAATCACCTTCTCTTACGGACAATATAAGGTCGGGATGTTCTTTCTTTATTTTTTTAAGAATTTCCGGTAGAATCCAGGCTGATACGGTTCCGCCGGCGGAGATCGAAAATTCTCCGGAGAGTTCTTTTCCGGGTTCTTTCATTCCGGATTTTAATTCTTCCCATAGTTCCCTCATCTTCAGCGCATAACCTAAAAAGATTTCTCCCTCGTGTGTCAGCCTGATTTGTCTCGGACCCCTTTCGAATACGAGAGACCCCAGTTCTTTTTCTAAAAGAAAAATTTGGCGGGAAAGGGCAGGTTGAGTTAAACCAAGTTTGGAAGCGGCTTTTTGAAACGTGCCCGCGTCTCTGATTTCGAGAAAATATCGGATCTGTCTAAATTCCATTCTATTCTTAATGTATAACTTTTAGTTATACTGTCAATCAATCCTATTTATTTGCATTATGTCTTGGTTTCTGTTATGGTTTTCTCATCGGA
This is a stretch of genomic DNA from Leptospira tipperaryensis. It encodes these proteins:
- a CDS encoding LIC13305 family lipoprotein, coding for MNQRIFTTIVILFLLSNCAHKKEVIDDSFLFLLLPQPDRAANYDRDVQIITHTVPPPVSLYTFDLSYSEDDLNAYVSILRTQIAKYPRGYWIKARAEKIYLVKYINGVNGGAAARGLSLASENSIYLAIGQGLTTCNNCEEGYASTMHHELMHNVDYSQFGTFYSYSIDDWNLLNPSGFQYGSVSNSDAVAAVWTHIIHPMSGFLSYYSTVNKLEDRAIFGAAILGGLQEFQSDTLINFCQNDPIVAAKTRNIIEDMKNFWPFPGSDTTFWKTRIAETANACN
- a CDS encoding esterase/lipase family protein, with the protein product MNDHLAYVSDNRSVRNPILQFLAEKWYTILYLWHAVIGIFIGLEDSPEGDKRPVVLVSGFLGRTLSWEPMLKHLSANGHPVYTIPLGFQMGNIRRKSQILEDYLVQKDIKDCYIVGHSMGGLIASGLTYKGRDRVKKIFIAGTPVHGTYLAYLAPIFICTWQMMPGSKFIQEAVEIFEKLPNVQSVFTKKDQIIIPSENSRLGHFDDVELPEAGHLNLFMGPLGIECLFDLITAEENKDPKPVKKKLESLKPEPETRTSASDKKTKGTSKKKTVSKKAAPKKPVAKKKSAVKKKKR
- a CDS encoding acyl-CoA thioesterase; translation: MKTLEKETNSEQGIKLFTHTVKVRWVDLDENGHVNNGVYQSYFHEARVAAFDETGLSLTELRKRNIGPVILKAELEYKMELKYPETTRLTTRFEAQKGSRVLTIQDLYRESDGALVCSAKFYGLFMDLKRMRPYKVTDEEASKLASTPI
- a CDS encoding GNAT family N-acetyltransferase, producing MLLSADPSEELVKEYLKRGFCYIATFETETIGIYVLIYTRPKTLELVNIAVDEKFRRKGVGKALVLHAISKAKESKMKVLDL
- a CDS encoding GNAT family N-acetyltransferase translates to MNLESERLILREWEEKDHLPFVQMNSDPLVMKYFPKLLTREESEQFITKIQNHFQTFGYGLWVLETKRNKEFLGFTGFMNVTFSSFFTPSIEIGWRLHPSFWSRGYATEAASTCLQHGFSRLKFSEIVSFTSILNERSQSVMKRIGMKEVGFFAHPNLPKDHVLSEHVLYKISVPEWSPIGLKSTISSDFG
- the msrB gene encoding peptide-methionine (R)-S-oxide reductase MsrB, whose product is MKYEVNKSEDEWKKELTPEQYKILRQKGTEMAFTGALYKNHDKGTYLCAACGSALFSSETKYESGSGWPSFYQPTKEEAVEKETDSSHGMTRTEVVCAKCGGHLGHVFTDGPRPTGLRYCINSASLKFKKE
- a CDS encoding fatty acid desaturase; this encodes MEVKNNSTSSPRETLGAVRETLSDATFENPSYKGIGYFIRDLFFFGLVVVLLWNVNTWYLLPFLWFFSGMTIASLFIIGHDCAHEALFKNKYLRYWIGQIAMLPSLHAYNQWAYGHNRIHHGHTIKRGGDFVWHPATAEEYSKFGIFKKMMHRFFWSAWGGGFYYMIEVWLKGMVLFTAPLKEAGRDKWIMLSFAFLSSGLVFYFGGSATEGVFDAGAGFWMFTKVCLVPFIAWNYFMGITVYVHHIHSEIPWKTKEDWTPYYGQMKGTINYHVNPVMNFFFHNIFIHMPHHVHMKIPFYNLTRALGEIKAVYGENVQERDTIFGDYFKSTSRCKVIDSETGKWMTYEEARNSVEDEELEVSPA
- a CDS encoding zinc finger Ran-binding domain-containing protein produces the protein MQKDLADQIQPLKIKPMKWICHHCDYKNPIELQNCAQCGNSKGPDVKTIDPSASFFQKFLKLGTIGWIFIILLGLAAIILTPILLISALSKIEGFASILLFIGGFFGAKSAARSQFGPPAKAIFIVFFSLMGVAIDQPGNYVYNYPFRFVCAEGTSTERSVQVSHPLPGRTDMTQVFSCVDINGKEKSKISLPQVLGIRFLEYILIAGFLLSFHSWNLKRIQRKNPDNR
- a CDS encoding LIC13305 family lipoprotein codes for the protein MKVKFILSLMFLSIFVACDHKKESIDDSFLFLLLPQPDRAANYDRDVQIVTNTEASGSITCNATYTQEDVEHYSLIVRAQIAKYPRGYWIKSKVERVVLCANLTVGGLAVGGFMDPLANSIYMNVDAGIATGFMDDYIDRSIHHEITHNFDFAQRGFLMDSHTDWVSLNTVGYSANVDWSSPTLLQFNNPVPGFATTYSTSNVAEDYAEISSGLMGPQSNYNQLIQICQTDPVVAAKVRLMISDMKNFWPFPGSEGTYWKIKVDTTSCP
- a CDS encoding LysR family transcriptional regulator; protein product: MEFRQIRYFLEIRDAGTFQKAASKLGLTQPALSRQIFLLEKELGSLVFERGPRQIRLTHEGEIFLGYALKMRELWEELKSGMKEPGKELSGEFSISAGGTVSAWILPEILKKIKKEHPDLILSVREGDSLETKEAILLNEVDLGILTGPVNEPGLISREFLSDRIVPVALKTHPIFQKKKQSLKDIKEESFVFFHPASAIRKAVEKKIRSLGKEFRPKIGMELRSVESVIKSIEAGLGIGFLSEYSLSAKLRMIPISELIAERKFFLSHKKSIRPGLSKLAEELVREARSLFNPSV
- a CDS encoding TetR/AcrR family transcriptional regulator, whose protein sequence is MSKTQPKQQDQAKDRILKATVKLFYERGYANTGINEILSEAGAFKKSLYRYFPSKKDLGLSYVSFQEEEILGLAEMMMKKYPKYQDFVSSWVRFLKRRLRTTYRFGCPLANFSNQTHDEPELRKRVIESLDRWNQSFGAYFRLPIWKKKKTLDPKTAIEYSEKVLFLYQGAMQLYGVTGNKKFIDRLETELLRMEES
- a CDS encoding DUF1801 domain-containing protein — protein: MSQNFKNQNVAEVFRTYPKNIRKRLLSVRELIFKIAKTTEGVGNLEETLKWGQPSYLTPQTKSGSTIRIDQVSSEENIYALFFHCQTNLVETFRELFPKKIQFEGNRCILLNVKDPIPTKELSVCISMALTYHLEKKKKVKR
- a CDS encoding RNA recognition motif domain-containing protein — protein: MSVNIYVGNLSYDITEGKLNELFGAHGAVNSVKIITDQYSGKSKGFAFVEMPNKDEADKAIKDLDGKNVLARNLKVNVAKPKNDRF